AAAGTTCGGGTCTTTACCTTGCGGGTCGCCACCCTGAACCACAAATTGGGGAACTACGCGGTGAAATACTAGCCCGTTATAAAAGCCTCGTTGGACTAAATCGATAAAATTGCCTGCTGTGACTGGGGCATTCGTTCCATCGACTTGAATCGTAATTGGCGATCCCTTGACTGTTATGACCACTGTAGCTTTACCTTCAAGCCTAGGTAAATCGCTAACTGAGGGACTTTTAACCGGGCTAGGAGGGACAGACGGAGTTTCTGTCGCTGCGGGCTTGTTAGAGTCCAAAGAAGCAGCCTGCTGGGTGTTGCAGCCTCCCAGCACCAAACCGCTAATGACTATGAGTAACAATAAACACCGCTGGATTACTATCTGCATTTTGAATTTACCTATTCGTA
This genomic stretch from Microcoleus sp. FACHB-831 harbors:
- a CDS encoding peptidylprolyl isomerase; translated protein: MQIVIQRCLLLLIVISGLVLGGCNTQQAASLDSNKPAATETPSVPPSPVKSPSVSDLPRLEGKATVVITVKGSPITIQVDGTNAPVTAGNFIDLVQRGFYNGLVFHRVVPQFVVQGGDPQGKDPNFPVDLLGTGSFIDPTTNQPRYIPLEIKPKKAQTPVYSKTFKSAGISGVPELNHTRGAVAMARSSLPDSASSQFYIALVDLSSLDGDYAVFGYVTQGMDVVDKIQQGDRIESIKVTQGIGNLKKGK